A single Fundulus heteroclitus isolate FHET01 chromosome 4, MU-UCD_Fhet_4.1, whole genome shotgun sequence DNA region contains:
- the gtf2f2a gene encoding general transcription factor IIF subunit 2 isoform X1, with protein sequence MSEKGEVDLTGAKQNTGVWLVKVPKYLAQQWAKAPGRGEVGKIRICKKGNQGKPEVSFTLNEELTTIEGIEDKTVSAPRDHPFTMQSVGGQMLAVFTESSSGQSEERSDGSSSGSGAAPDKLALEGVVVQRAECRPAVSESYMKLKRLQIEESSKPARLSQQLLKPVTTNYKPVAIHDYNREYERKKKEEGKRARSDKQQVLDMLFSAFEKHQYYNIKDLVDITKQPVTYLKEILRDIGIYNVKGTHKNTWELKPEYRHYQAEEKTDE encoded by the exons ATGTCAGAAAAGGGAGAGGTAGATTTAACTGGTGCCAAGCAGAATACCGGCGTCTGGCTCGTGAAG GTGCCAAAGTACCTCGCTCAGCAATGGGCCAAAGCACCAGGAAGAGGAGAGGTCGGCAAAATCCGAATTTGCAA aaaaggaaacCAAGGAAAACCAGAG GTGTCCTTCACTTTGAACGAAGAGCTCACTACCATCGAAGGTATCGAAGACAAGACGGTGTCCGCACCTCGCGATCATCCTTTTACCATGCAGTCAGTGGGGGGTCAGATGCTGGCGGTCTTCACGGAGAGTTCATCTG GCCAGTCAGAAGAAAGATCTGATGGCAGCAGCTCAGGTTCGGGGGCGGCTCCAG atAAACTAGCCCTGGAAGGAGTGGTGGTGCAGAGAGCAGAATGCAGACCTGCTGTTAGTGAAAGCTACATGAAATTAAAGAG GCTACAAATCGAAGAGTCCTCCAAACCAGCGAGGTTGTCACAGCAGCTGCTGAAACCCGTCACCACCAACTACAAACCTGTGGCCATCCACGACTACAAC CGTGAATACgagaggaagaagaaggaagAGGGCAAGCGGGCGAGGTCTGACAAACAGCAGGTGCTGGACATGTTGTTCTCTGCATTTGAGAAGCACCAGTACTACAACATCAAAGACCTGGTGGACATCACCAAGCAGCCGGTG ACGTACCTGAAGGAGATCCTGCGTGATATTGGGATCTACAATGTAAAGGGAACACACAAGAACACCTGGGAACTCAAGCCGGAGTACAGACATTACCAAGCAGAGGAAAAAACTGATGAAtaa
- the gtf2f2a gene encoding general transcription factor IIF subunit 2 isoform X2 yields MSEKGEVDLTGAKQNTGVWLVKVPKYLAQQWAKAPGRGEVGKIRICKKGNQGKPEVSFTLNEELTTIEGIEDKTVSAPRDHPFTMQSVGGQMLAVFTESSSDKLALEGVVVQRAECRPAVSESYMKLKRLQIEESSKPARLSQQLLKPVTTNYKPVAIHDYNREYERKKKEEGKRARSDKQQVLDMLFSAFEKHQYYNIKDLVDITKQPVTYLKEILRDIGIYNVKGTHKNTWELKPEYRHYQAEEKTDE; encoded by the exons ATGTCAGAAAAGGGAGAGGTAGATTTAACTGGTGCCAAGCAGAATACCGGCGTCTGGCTCGTGAAG GTGCCAAAGTACCTCGCTCAGCAATGGGCCAAAGCACCAGGAAGAGGAGAGGTCGGCAAAATCCGAATTTGCAA aaaaggaaacCAAGGAAAACCAGAG GTGTCCTTCACTTTGAACGAAGAGCTCACTACCATCGAAGGTATCGAAGACAAGACGGTGTCCGCACCTCGCGATCATCCTTTTACCATGCAGTCAGTGGGGGGTCAGATGCTGGCGGTCTTCACGGAGAGTTCATCTG atAAACTAGCCCTGGAAGGAGTGGTGGTGCAGAGAGCAGAATGCAGACCTGCTGTTAGTGAAAGCTACATGAAATTAAAGAG GCTACAAATCGAAGAGTCCTCCAAACCAGCGAGGTTGTCACAGCAGCTGCTGAAACCCGTCACCACCAACTACAAACCTGTGGCCATCCACGACTACAAC CGTGAATACgagaggaagaagaaggaagAGGGCAAGCGGGCGAGGTCTGACAAACAGCAGGTGCTGGACATGTTGTTCTCTGCATTTGAGAAGCACCAGTACTACAACATCAAAGACCTGGTGGACATCACCAAGCAGCCGGTG ACGTACCTGAAGGAGATCCTGCGTGATATTGGGATCTACAATGTAAAGGGAACACACAAGAACACCTGGGAACTCAAGCCGGAGTACAGACATTACCAAGCAGAGGAAAAAACTGATGAAtaa
- the gpalpp1 gene encoding GPALPP motifs-containing protein 1, producing the protein MASDEIIGPALPPMFRKEGSDSDESENDFAGPALPPDYKRGEPSSSSEGSEPEVPVKRARTGGAGEATTDDPEDDGFFGPALPPGFKKQQSSPERPPVLGPALPPGFQRAAYDSDDFEDGEGLPGPALPPGYQAELTSSEGEDEDVIGPMPAKGPVQDSVALDFERRAQRMREKLTGEDAPEVVTRETWMTELPPELQHIGLGARTFKKKSGPENKDRSIWTDTPADRERKARERLEGKKTEKKDDKVPQVSPRDIDMAEKVSKYNESKRAESLMSLHSKKLKEKAKETADIPVERRPFDRDADLQVNRFDEAQKQRLLKKSQELNTRFSHSKDRMFL; encoded by the exons ATGGCCTCTGATGAGATAATTGGACCCGCGTTACCGCCGATGTTCAGAAAGGAGGGATCTGACAGCGACGAGAGTGAAAATGACT TCGCTGGCCCCGCGCTGCCTCCCGACTATAAGCGGGGGGAACCGTCCAGCTCCTCGGAGGGCAGCGAGCCGGAGGTGCCGGTCAAGAGAGCCAGAACCGGGGGAGCCGGAGA GGCGACCACAGATGACCCTGAGGATGATGGGTTCTTTGGGCCAGCGCTGCCACCGGgatttaaaaagcagcagagcTCACCAGAAAG GCCCCCTGTGCTGGGACCAGCTTTGCCCCCTGGATTCCAGAGAGCAGCGTATGACAGCGACGATTTTGAAGATGGAGAGGGTCTCCCGGGGCCTGCGCTGCCCCCGGGATACCAGGCTGAGCTTACCAGCAGTGAGGGAGAGGACGAGGACGTGATAGGACCCATGCCCGCCAAAGGACCCGTTCAGGACTCCGTGGCTCTTGACTTCGAACGGAGAGCACAAAGGATGCGAGAGAAGCTCACCGGGGAG GATGCCCCTGAGGTGGTGACCAGAGAAAcatggatgactgagctcccgCCAGAGTTGCAGCACATTGGCTTAGGGGCTCGAACCTTCAAGAAGAAGTCAGGTCCAGAGAACAAGGATCGGTCGATTTGGACGGACACGCCGGCAGACAGGGAGCGCAAGGCCAGG GAACGTCTGGAAGGAAAGAAAACGGAGAAGAAGGACGATAAAGTCCCACAAGTTTCCCCAAGGGACATAGACATGGCAGAAAAAGTATCTAAATATAAT GAGTCCAAACGTGCCGAGTCTCTCATGAGTCTACACTCAAAGAAACTGAAGGAAAAAGCGAAAGAGACGGCTGACATACCAGTGGAGAGGAGGCCGTTTGATCGGGACGCAGACCTGCAGGTGAATCGCTTTGATGAAGCCCAGAAGCAGCGGCTGCTGAAGAAGTCTCAGGAGCTGAACACGCGCTTCTCCCACAGCAAGGACCGGATGTTCttgtaa